The Alnus glutinosa chromosome 7, dhAlnGlut1.1, whole genome shotgun sequence genome includes a region encoding these proteins:
- the LOC133873943 gene encoding uracil phosphoribosyltransferase, which translates to MAIKVVLLGGRDAFLSVESMASCRINSTLRCPSGAPRFSSTCRPHDPRAPLLFINTTLSSSPPNLKRISCSSAPRRSSVAVRAQMATEKKSISQDRMLVFVPPHPLIKHWVSVLRNEQTPCPIFRNAMAELGRLLMYEASRDWLPTVTGEIQSPMGVASVEFIDPREPMAVVPILRAGLALAEHASSILPATKTYHLGIRRDEETLQPTVYLNKLPDKFPEGSRVFVVDPMLATGGTIVAAVNLLKERGIENNQILVISAVAAPPALQKLSEKFPGLHVYTGIIDPTVNDKGFIIPGLGDAGDRSFGT; encoded by the exons ATGGCTATCAAAGTTGTGCTTTTGGGTGGAAGAGACGCGTTTCTCTCGGTTGAATCCATGGCCTCGTGCCGCATCAACTCTACGCTTCGGTGCCCGTCCGGTGCGCCGCGTTTTTCGTCCACATGTCGCCCTCACGACCCGCGTGCTCCTCTCCTATTTATTAACACGACTCTCTCCTCTTCGCCGCCCAATCTCAAAAGG ATCTCGTGCTCCAGTGCTCCGCGCCGTAGCTCTGTTGCTGTGAGGGCTCAAATGGCCACTGAGAAGAAATCGATCTCACAGGACAGAATGCTG GTCTTTGTGCCTCCGCATCCATTGATCAAGCATTGGGTTTCAGTTCTAAGGAATGAACAAACTCCTTGTCCCATATTCA GGAATGCAATGGCTGAGTTGGGGAGGCTACTTATGTATGAAGCTTCGAGGGATTGGTTG CCTACTGTTACGGGGGAGATTCAGTCACCAATGGGTGTCGCCTCAGTTGAGTTCATAGATCCGAGGGAGCCTATGGCG GTAGTTCCAATTCTAAGAGCTGGTCTAGCTCTTGCAGAACACGCATCTTCAATCTTGCCAGCAACAAAAACATACCATCTGG GGATACGTAGAGACGAAGAGACACTTCAGCCAACAGTATATCTGAACAA GTTACCTGACAAATTTCCTGAAGGGTCTCGAGTATTTGTAGTCGATCCAATGCTGGCAACAG GTGGCACGATAGTGGCAGCTGTCAACCTCTTAAAGGAGCGTGGAATTGAAAACAATCAAATTTTAGTG ATATCTGCTGTGGCCGCCCCTCCAGCTCTTCAAAAGCTCAGTGAGAAGTTCCCTGG GCTTCATGTCTACACAGGAATAATTGATCCCACAGTTAATGACAAAGG GTTCATAATTCCTGGACTTGGGGATGCTGGAGACCGCAGCTTTGGTACATGA
- the LOC133872437 gene encoding uncharacterized protein LOC133872437 isoform X1, whose translation MNLRSHRICSEQIEEACIAWFLGKLLFQLLHENHLFWPLFFYRCEIVGFVSLSENKVWRSGFRDLEFESCLWRSHHRKAAGHLEKWPQVLKRNCQRKLSFLIQRSGK comes from the exons ATGAATCTCAG GTCTCATAGGATTTGTTCAGAGCAAATCGAAGAGGCTTGCATAGCCTGGTTTCTTGGCAAGCTCTTGTTCCAGCTTCTCCACGAGAACCATCTCTTTTGGCCCCTTTTCTTCTAC AGATGTGAGAttgtgggttttgtttctttgtCTGAGAATAAAGTATGGCGAAGTGGTTTCAGAGATCTGGAGTTTGAAAGTTGCCTTTGGAGATCCCATCATAGAAAG GCAGCTGGACATCTGGAAAAATGGCCACAAGTCTTAAAGCGAAATTGTCAAAGAAAACTGTCATTCTTGATCCAAAGGTCTGGGAAGTAA
- the LOC133873374 gene encoding glycine-rich protein DOT1-like translates to MGCLCYRGRKKKAKSPTAALHRRGNYHSRIKASQGGAANGEAGSRDGDMVVMTTDYGAAVLAATAISATAASATFASDGGGGGGGGCSGGGGGGGGGCGGGGGGGGGCGGGGGGG, encoded by the coding sequence ATGGGGTGTCTTTGCTACCGAGGGCGTAAGAAGAAAGCAAAATCTCCAACAGCTGCTCTGCATAGAAGAGGTAATTATCATTCGAGAATCAAAGCTTCTCAAGGTGGGGCTGCTAATGGTGAGGCTGGCTCAAGAGACGGTGACATGGTTGTTATGACGACCGATTATGGTGCTGCTGTACTAGCAGCTACAGCCATTTCAGCCACAGCTGCTTCCGCAACATTTGCTAGTGACGGTGggggtggaggaggaggaggttgtagtggtggtggcggtggcggtggcggAGGTTGtggtggcggtggcggtggtGGCGGAGGTTgtggtggcggtggtggtggaggtTGA
- the LOC133873373 gene encoding glycine-rich protein 23-like, producing the protein MNKAFIIIPVLWASIIIVIVVSRLFCGGRSRVGVDGRKNHGAGHIDGGGGEGIGGGDDGGGDIETGGGGGDFAGGGGWDGGGGGGGWDGGGGGAFSGGGGGGGDFGGGGGGGGGGGCGGGGGGGGI; encoded by the coding sequence ATGAATAAAGCCTTTATAATTATTCCCGTTCTCTGGGCATCAATAATCATTGTGATTGTGGTTTCGCGTCTCTTCTGTGGAGGACGTAGTAGGGTCGGAGTTGATGGTAGAAAGAATCATGGTGCTGGTCATATTGATGGAGGAGGCGGAGAAGGCATAGGCGGTGGTGATGATGGTGGGGGCGATATTGAAACTGGAGGGGGAGGAGGAGATTTTGCTGGAGGTGGAGGCTGGGACGGTGGTGGAGGAGGTGGAGGTTGGGATGGTGGCGGAGGAGGAGCTTtcagtggtggtggtggtggcggagGAGattttggtggtggtggtggcggtggcggtggtggtggaTGTGGTGGAGGGGGAGGAGGGGGAGGAATTTAG
- the LOC133872437 gene encoding uncharacterized protein LOC133872437 isoform X2: MNLRSHRICSEQIEEACIAWFLGKLLFQLLHENHLFWPLFFYYGEVVSEIWSLKVAFGDPIIERQLDIWKNGHKS, translated from the exons ATGAATCTCAG GTCTCATAGGATTTGTTCAGAGCAAATCGAAGAGGCTTGCATAGCCTGGTTTCTTGGCAAGCTCTTGTTCCAGCTTCTCCACGAGAACCATCTCTTTTGGCCCCTTTTCTTCTAC TATGGCGAAGTGGTTTCAGAGATCTGGAGTTTGAAAGTTGCCTTTGGAGATCCCATCATAGAAAG GCAGCTGGACATCTGGAAAAATGGCCACAAGTCTTAA